One Skermanella pratensis genomic window, CGGACCACCGCCTCCAGCCCCAGCTTGTCCAGCGGCGGCAGGCCGCGGCCGGGTTCGACCGAACCGCCGCCGAGCAGCCCGGCGACGAGCGGCCGCAGCCGGTCCAGCGGCACCTGGGCCGCCACCTCGGCCAGCTCGATCCCGTCGGCGCCGGCGAGCTGGGTGCCGGGTGCCGCGTACTGCCCGCGCTCCACCGAGACCTCGTTGATCCGGCCGGTGAAGGGCATGCGGATTTCCGTCCGTTCCAGCGCCAGCCGGGCCTCGGACAGCTGCGATTCCTGGAGCGCCGCCGTGGCCCGCAGCTGGTCGCGCTGGCTGGGGATCAGGTCGAGCGAGGTCTGCTGGCCCTGGAGCCGCTGGCGCTGGGCCAGCATCGAGTTGAGCGCCTGATCGAGCGCCGACTGGCTGCCGGCGCCCGAGGCCGACAGGTTGCGCTTGCGATCCACGTCCTGGGTGGTGACGGCCAGCGCCTCGCGCTCGATCGCGACCGCCTGGCGGAGGTTGACCTCCCGGACGTCCAGCTCCCGGATCTGCGCCTCGGTGGAGCGCTGCTGCGCCTCCATGCGGGCGATCGCCAGCTCGTAGTCGGCGGGGTCGATCCGCACCAGCAGGGCGCCGGCGGGCAACAGGGCGCCGCGCTTCAGGTCGGGATGGATCTCGACGACGGTGCCGCCGACCTGGGCGATGGCGGTCCAGACCCGGTCGGGGCGCACCGGGCCGAAGCCGGTGGCGCGCGGCGCCACGGGCAGGGCCGCGACCTCGATCACCCGCGCCGGCCGCGCGGTCTCGGCCCGTTCGACCTGGACGGGCGCCGCCTTGTCGCGGGCGAAGGTGACGAGGACG contains:
- a CDS encoding efflux RND transporter periplasmic adaptor subunit, with product MSASRPGENRVPAPGATGRSWWRRLLIVPPILLGAFVLVTFARDKAAPVQVERAETARPARVIEVAALPVAPRATGFGPVRPDRVWTAIAQVGGTVVEIHPDLKRGALLPAGALLVRIDPADYELAIARMEAQQRSTEAQIRELDVREVNLRQAVAIEREALAVTTQDVDRKRNLSASGAGSQSALDQALNSMLAQRQRLQGQQTSLDLIPSQRDQLRATAALQESQLSEARLALERTEIRMPFTGRINEVSVERGQYAAPGTQLAGADGIELAEVAAQVPLDRLRPLVAGLLGGGSVEPGRGLPPLDKLGLEAVVRLRTGTLSAEWPARFARMGDGVDPKTRTIDVMVVVDQPYARAIPGIRPPLTKGMFVEVELRAPPGPPVPVIPRAALQPGDQVHVATRDDRLEIRRVTVADAHGGFITVAEGLRPGERVVISDLIPAVEGMLLAPLRDEAAESGLAWDAAAAPPMH